A DNA window from Oncorhynchus tshawytscha isolate Ot180627B linkage group LG13, Otsh_v2.0, whole genome shotgun sequence contains the following coding sequences:
- the LOC112264470 gene encoding ankyrin repeat and IBR domain-containing protein 1-like encodes MGNTATKFRKALVSGDEALAWQLYEGNSQFREGLDPNASYGETYQHNTPLHYTCRHAMTRLLRSFLFSKEGNPNKRNVQNETCLHALCQGAHILLLPEGALSPRLARPQRDEQRRADCLQMILSWTGARLDRGQYERVNINATDNRNSTCLHYAAAAGMKSCVELLVQAGSDLFVEDEEKLTPCDHAERQQHTHLALRLEAMMVFSQHTHTETQTPSSTLRHKEPYEGLKLQDLRRLKDMLIVETADMLQAPLFTAEALLRAHDWDREKLLEAWMSDSEECCQRSGVLMPTPPPSGCNAWDTLPSPRTPRSPLTLTLTSLTDSCLTPGEEGGTTCGICLCSISVFEDPIDMSCGHEFCRACWEGFLNVKIQEGEAHNIFCPACDCYQLVPVQVIESVVSREMDKRYLQFDIKAFVENNPSIRWCPAVRCERAVRLTRPGPGVNHLGFPLLPSPAVDCGKGHLFCWECLGEAHEPCDCQTWRMWLQKVSEMKPEELAGVSESYEDAANCLWLLTNSKPCANCKSPIQKNEGCNHMQCAKCKYDFCWICLEEWKKHSSSTGGYYRCTRYEVITQLEEQSKEMTGEAEKKHKSFQELDRFMHYYSRYKNHEHSYKLEQRLLKTAKEKMEQLSRAFIGCEGSPPDTRFIEDGVCELLKTRRVLKCSYPYGFFLQPHSTQKEIFELMQTDLEMAVEDLAQKVNRPYLRTPCHKIVSAACLVQQKREEFLASVARGVAPNDSPEVPRRSFPAGSWDWEYLGFTSPEEYADFQYRRRHRPRRRGDMPSLHSLRSNSSTPEPNQNPENTEVLQERVEGRRQPLRSLDEDDPNILLAIQLSLQDSRREREMDRGMGGGLERGSGVIEGPGLGSGQGLDIGPVMGPGVGSLSETQDPSSVGGSLGASGSSNLPRPDPNQSLNAELLELGESLMRLGQITTPYTLDNTNIPTPYSLDHTYDHYNPSPRYSQSQDLSYTSYTTDHSYAVLEPDLSTPYTHGYSHTCDHNQDHTTINIPFTPEHDHNCGQNQNRGHPTINAFYSSVHCQPSLYTKSSPSHTDLTASSSPKHTSLYPSDPEPYAMFSLSHNPEPDQTISCTQDTHPDQNHHHCCHSSHYTPNPDPYTPNPDHYTPNTDPYTPNPDPYTPNPDPYTPNPDHYTPNPDPYTPNPDPYTPNPDPYTPNPDSYTPNPDSYTPNPDHYNPNPDPYNPNLDPYTPNPDYTSNPDPCRTSSDPHGLLLPSPDPELLSPVVPPGGPFTPSDPGCLERLDPSAEALLLDNIMAWIQHTHPQDSPQNIDLIPSASSETGSPPEKYSPPDTETDSPTVSLQDGGDPKSDSPPDAQASFSGEALAELRQGEASRGQAGSPGPGDSLEVKRPSTLDLECCEGEECVECVVTGFVSDLSQDAMDTHIHSHTHCGDDNLTPTKTDSSPTAWVVEDQSRAEWEEQVHLV; translated from the exons ATGGGGAACACAGCCACTAAGTTCCGGAAGGCTCTAGTCAGCGGGGACGAGGCGTTGGCATGGCAACTGTACGAGGGCAACAGCCAGTTCAGAGAGGGGCTGGACCCCAACGCGTCCTATGGAGAGACCTACCAACACAACACACCCCTCCACTACACCTGCAGGCACGCCATGACACGCCTGCTCAG GTCGTTCCTTTTCAGTAAAGAAGGGAACCCTAACAAGCGGAACGTGCAGAATGAGACATGTCTGCATGCGTTGTGTCAGGGAGCGCACATCCTGCTGCTGCCAGAGGGGGCACTGTCTCCCAGACTGGCCAGACCACAGAGAGACGAACAACGCAGGGCAGACTGCCTACAG atgaTCCTGAGCTGGACCGGGGCTAGGCTGGACAGAGGACAGTATGAAAGGGTTAACATTAATGCTACAGACAACAGGAACAGCACCTGTCTACActacgctgctgctgctggcaTGAAGAGCTgtgtagag ctcctGGTCCAGGCTGGGTCAGACCTGTttgtggaggatgaggagaagtTAACCCCGTGTGACCACGCAGAGAGacagcagcacacacacctggcccTGCGCCTCGAAGCCATGATGGTgttctcacaacacacacacaccgagacacagaCACCCAGCAGCACGCTGCGCCATAAAGAG CCCTATGAGGGTTTGAAGCTGCAGGACTTGAGGAGACTGAAGGACATGTTGATAGTGGAGACAGCTGACATGCTGCAGGCTCCTCTCTTCACCGCTGAGGCACTGCTCAGAgcacacg actgggacagagagaagcTTTTGGAAGCCTGGATGAGTGATTCTGAGGAGTGCTGCCAGCGGTCTGGGGTCTTGATGCCCACACCCCCGCCCAGCGGGTGCAATGCTTGGGACACCCTGCCTTCCCCGCGCACCCCTCGCTcccccctcaccctaaccctcacatCCCTCACTGACAGCTGCCTCAccccaggggaggagggagggactacG TGTGGGATCTGCCTGTGTTCCATCTCAGTGTTTGAAGACCCAATAGACATGTCCTGTGGTCATGAGTTCTGCCGAGCCTGCTGGGAAGG GTTTCTGAATGTGAAGATCCAGGAGGGTGAGGCTCATAACATCTTCTGTCCTGCCTGTGACTGTTACCAGCTGGTGCCTGTTCAGGTTATAGAGAGTgttgtctccagagagatggacaaACGATACCTGCAGTTCGACAtcaag GCGTTCGTGGAGAACAACCCATCTATCCGGTGGTGCCCGGCAGTGCGGTGTGAGAGAGCGGTCAGACTGACCAGACCTGGTCCGGGGGTCAACCACCTGGGGTTCCCCCTGCTGCCCTCCCCTGCAGTCGACTGTGGCAAGGGTCACCTCTTCTGCTG ggagtGTCTAGGTGAGGCCCATGAGCCATGCGACTGTCAGACATGGAGGATGTGGCTGCAGAAAGTCTCAGAGATGAAGCCAGAAGAGt tggCAGGTGTATCGGAGTCGTATGAGGATGCAGCTAACTGTCTGTGGTTGTTAACCAACTCTAAACCCTGTGCCAACTGCAAGTCTCCCATACAGAAGAATGAGGGCTGCAACCACATGCAGTGTGCcaag tgTAAATATGACTTCTGCTGGATCTGTCTGGAAGAGTGGAAGAAACACAGCTCTTCAACTGGAGGATACTACCGCTGTACACGCTATGAGGTCATCACACAGCTAGAGGAGCAGTCCAAAGAGATGActggagag GCGGAAAAGAAGCACAAGAGTTTTCAGGAGTTGGACCGCTTCATGCACTACTACAGCCGCTATAAGAACCATGAACACAGCTataag ttagAACAGAGACTATTGAAAACAGCCAAAGAGAAGATGGAACAGCTGAGTAGAGCCTTCATTGGAT GTGAGGGCTCCCCCCCAGACACCAGATTTATAGAGGACGGTGTGTGTGAGTTGTTGAAGACACGTCGTGTGTTGAAGTGTTCCTACCCCTACGGATTCTTCCTCCAGCCTCACAGCACACAGAAGGAGATATTTgaactcatg cagACTGATCTGGAGATGGCGGTGGAGGACTTGGCTCAGAAGGTGAACCGTCCCTACCTGCGTACGCCGTGTCATAAGATAGTCAGTGCTGCCTGTCTGGTAcagcagaagagagaggagttCCTGGCTTCGGTGGCTAGAGGGGTGGCCCCTAACGACTCACCTGAAGTACctaggaggag TTTCCCTGCTGGATCATGGGACTGGGAGTACCTGGGATTCacctctcctgag GAGTATGCTGATTTCCAGTACCGGCGGAGACACCGGCCGCGTCGTAGAGGAGACATGCCGAGTTTACACAGTCTGAGGAGCAACAGCAGTACTCCTGAGCCCAACCAGAACCCTGAgaatacag AGGTCCTCCAGGAGAGAGTTGAGGGGCGGAGACAGCCTCTGAGGTCACTGGATGAAGATGACCCCAACATTCTACTGGCCATCCAACTGTCACTACAGGACtcacggagggagagagaaatggatagagggatgggaggaggactGGAAAGAGGCTCTGGTGTGATTGAGGGCCCAGGGCTTGGGTCTGGACAGGGTCTGGATATAGGGCCAGTAATGGGTCCAGGGGTGGGGAGCCTCAGTGAGACTCAGGACCCCTCCAGTGTGGGTGGTTCTCTGGGGGCCAGTGGCTCCTCTAACCTCCCTAGACCAGACCCTAACCAGTCGCTAAATGCTGAGCTGTTAGAGCTAGGAGAAAGTCTGATGAGACTGGGACAAATAACTACTCCATATACCCTAGACAACACTAATATCCCTACGCCATATAGCTTAGATCACACCTACGACCACTACAACCCTTCCCCCAGGTACAGTCAGAGTCAGGACCTTAGCTACACATCTTATACAACTGACCACAGCTATGCTGTTCTGGAACCTGACCTCAGCACACCTTATACACATGGCTACAGTCACACCTGTGATCATAACCAGGACCACACCACTATCAACATTCCCTTCACTCCAGAACACGACCATAATTGTGGTCAAAACCAAAACCGTGGCCATCCTACTATCAATGCCTTCTACAGTTCTGTTCACTGCCAACCCAGCCTCTACACTAAATCATCTCCTTCTCACACAGACCTTACAGCATCATCTAGCCCTAAACACACAAGCCTTTACCCCTCAGACCCAGAGCCATATGCTATGTTCAGCCTTTCCCATAACCCTGAACCAGACCAAACCATCTCTTGCACCCAGGACACACATCCTGACCAGAACCACCACCATTGCTGCCACTCCAGCCACTACACCCCTAACCCAGACCCTTACACCCCTAACCCAGACCATTACACCCCTAACACAGACCCTTACACCCCTAACCCAGACCCTTACACCCCTAACCCAGACCCTTACACCCCTAACCCAGACCATTACACCCCTAATCCAGACCCTTACACCCCTAACCCAGACCCTTACACCCCTAACCCAGACCCTTACACCCCTAACCCAGACTCTTACACCCCTAACCCAGACTCTTACACCCCTAACCCAGACCATtacaaccctaacccagacccttaCAACCCTAACCTGGACCCTTACACCCCTAACCCAGACTACACCTCGAATCCTGACCCATGCCGCACTTCTTCAGACCCCCACGGCCTCCTGCTCCCCTCCCCAGACCCAGAACTCCTCTCCCCAGTGGTCCCTCCAGGTGGTCCCTTCACCCCCAGTGACCCGGGCTGCCTGGAGCGCCTGGACCCCTCAGCTGAAGCCCTGCTCCTGGACAACATCATGGCCTggatccaacacacacacccccaggaCAGCCCCCAGAACATCGACCTCATCCCCTCAGCTAGCTCCGAGACTGGCTCACCCCCGGAGAAATACTCACCTccggacacagagacagactcacccaCTGTTTCACTCCAAGATGGTGGGGACCCAAAGAGTGATTCCCCTCCTGACGCCCAGGCCAGTTTCAGCGGGGAGGCCCTAGCCGAGCTACGGCAGGGAGAGGCGAGTAGGGGACAGGCTGGCTCCCCCGGCCCTGGAGACAGCCTGGAGGTTAAAAGACCCAGCACTCTGGATCTGGAGTGTTGTGAGGGTGaggagtgtgtggagtgtgtagtCACAGGGTTTGTGTCGGACCTGTCGCAGGACGcaatggacacacacatacactcacacacacactgtggagaTGACAACCTCACTCCTACCAAGACAGACTCAAGCCCCACCGCCTGGGTAGTGGAGGACCAATCACGCGCGGAGTGGGAAGAGCAAGTTCACCTGGtgtga
- the LOC112265882 gene encoding receptor-transporting protein 3 isoform X2, whose amino-acid sequence MPTLWSECFEEMLDEELGSSDQWAFHFNYGLTETLTKEERRRRWRVYSRCANGQFQCGECSKTWPSARVVVVFRYRLWDETGRGTILMRPFGQACRRCREEFELPGFSKNEVEEALLRLFVKIRKNCYGEEEEEEEEEEGSEGSEKVWKRPHEKALCEACRLGICCQEQ is encoded by the exons ATGCCCACCCTGTGGTCAGAGTGTTTTGAGGAGATGTTGGATGAGGAGCTGGGCAGCAGTGACCAGTGGGCTTTCCACTTCAACTACGGCCTGACAGAAACACTCaccaaggaggagaggaggagaagatggcgAGTGTACAGCCGCTGTGCCAACGGACA GTTCCAGTGTGGTGAGTGTTCTAAGACATGGCCGTCGGCACGGGTGGTGGTAGTGTTCCGTTATCGGCTGTGGGATGAGACAGGCCGGGGGACCATCCTGATGCGGCCTTTCGGCCAGGCATGCAGACGCTGCCGGGAAGAGTTTGAACTTCCAGGCTTTTCAAAGAATGAGGTGGAAGAGGCACTGCTCCGGCTGTTTGTAAAGATTAGGAAGAACTGCtacggagaggaggaggaggaagaggaggaggaggaagggtcaGAAGGATCAGAGAAGGTGTGGAAGAGGCCCCATGAGAAAGCCCTGTGTGAGGCCTGCAGACTGGGAATCTGCTGTCAagaacagtag
- the LOC112265882 gene encoding receptor-transporting protein 3 isoform X1, producing MNTDWMPTLWSECFEEMLDEELGSSDQWAFHFNYGLTETLTKEERRRRWRVYSRCANGQFQCGECSKTWPSARVVVVFRYRLWDETGRGTILMRPFGQACRRCREEFELPGFSKNEVEEALLRLFVKIRKNCYGEEEEEEEEEEGSEGSEKVWKRPHEKALCEACRLGICCQEQ from the exons ATGAATACAG ACTGGATGCCCACCCTGTGGTCAGAGTGTTTTGAGGAGATGTTGGATGAGGAGCTGGGCAGCAGTGACCAGTGGGCTTTCCACTTCAACTACGGCCTGACAGAAACACTCaccaaggaggagaggaggagaagatggcgAGTGTACAGCCGCTGTGCCAACGGACA GTTCCAGTGTGGTGAGTGTTCTAAGACATGGCCGTCGGCACGGGTGGTGGTAGTGTTCCGTTATCGGCTGTGGGATGAGACAGGCCGGGGGACCATCCTGATGCGGCCTTTCGGCCAGGCATGCAGACGCTGCCGGGAAGAGTTTGAACTTCCAGGCTTTTCAAAGAATGAGGTGGAAGAGGCACTGCTCCGGCTGTTTGTAAAGATTAGGAAGAACTGCtacggagaggaggaggaggaagaggaggaggaggaagggtcaGAAGGATCAGAGAAGGTGTGGAAGAGGCCCCATGAGAAAGCCCTGTGTGAGGCCTGCAGACTGGGAATCTGCTGTCAagaacagtag